The following are encoded together in the Flavobacterium sp. TR2 genome:
- a CDS encoding response regulator transcription factor produces MNAAIKIALVDDEILFRKGISFLLQREENIDVIFEASNGDELISQLNEREIKPDIIIMDLKMPVLNGVEATKIIKKLFPDIKIIALTSYDTKSFIANMIQVGAVAYLIKNTTPKDLIHTINEVAKKGFYYNENVLKTIQETIVSPKNTRGGLETNFLSPREIEILQLICQQKTTAEIAEHLFLSPRTIEGHRNNLLLKTESRNIAGLVVYAIQNELAVLTI; encoded by the coding sequence ATGAATGCTGCTATTAAAATTGCCCTAGTCGATGATGAAATTTTGTTTCGAAAAGGAATTTCTTTTTTACTACAGAGAGAAGAAAATATAGATGTTATTTTTGAAGCTTCAAATGGCGATGAGCTTATTTCGCAATTAAATGAAAGAGAAATAAAGCCAGACATTATAATAATGGACTTAAAGATGCCGGTCTTAAACGGAGTCGAAGCCACCAAAATTATTAAAAAACTGTTCCCCGATATTAAGATTATTGCGTTGACCAGCTACGACACAAAATCTTTTATTGCAAATATGATTCAAGTTGGCGCAGTAGCTTACTTAATAAAAAATACTACCCCAAAAGATTTGATTCATACAATTAACGAAGTTGCAAAGAAAGGATTCTATTATAATGAAAATGTTCTAAAAACAATTCAGGAAACCATAGTTTCTCCGAAAAATACAAGAGGCGGCTTAGAGACTAATTTTCTTTCACCGCGCGAAATCGAAATTTTACAATTAATCTGCCAACAGAAAACAACTGCAGAAATCGCAGAACATCTTTTCTTGAGTCCGAGGACCATAGAGGGGCATAGAAATAATTTATTGCTTAAAACAGAATCACGAAATATTGCAGGTTTGGTTGTGTATGCTATTCAGAATGAATTGGCTGTTTTGACAATCTAG
- a CDS encoding sensor histidine kinase, producing MNTGRIPEKELVAIILYISLFFIIVAVALIIFFYFSRKKIIQKELEKIDLILRYQKEQLHAIIVTQEEERKRIAQDLHDDISSKLNIVSLNSHLLTAPNLTEAETAEITENIINLTTKALDNSRKIAHNLLPPVFEKFGLHAGIEELCGEFESSKSVKIYYKNEIDFDEKDIDRHLHVFRILQELMNNSIRHGKATEIWISFSNNDGTNTCYYEDNGVGFDCSNAESQKGLGMKNIDSRISFLEGTIEINSEINNGIVVNFTF from the coding sequence ATGAATACAGGTCGCATTCCTGAGAAAGAACTCGTAGCCATAATATTATATATCTCTTTGTTTTTTATAATTGTTGCAGTCGCATTAATTATATTCTTTTATTTTTCTAGAAAAAAAATCATTCAGAAGGAATTAGAGAAAATAGATTTAATACTTCGGTATCAAAAAGAGCAATTGCACGCTATTATTGTAACGCAAGAAGAAGAACGCAAAAGAATTGCGCAAGATCTTCATGATGATATTAGTTCAAAATTAAATATAGTTTCTTTAAATAGCCATTTGCTTACGGCTCCAAATCTAACTGAAGCAGAAACGGCGGAGATTACAGAAAATATAATCAATTTGACTACCAAAGCTTTAGATAATTCTAGAAAAATAGCACATAATTTATTACCGCCTGTTTTCGAAAAATTCGGTTTGCACGCAGGCATAGAAGAATTATGCGGGGAATTTGAAAGCAGTAAATCAGTTAAGATCTATTACAAAAACGAGATTGATTTTGATGAAAAGGACATAGACAGGCATTTGCACGTTTTTAGAATTCTGCAGGAATTGATGAATAATTCCATTCGTCACGGAAAGGCGACAGAAATATGGATTTCTTTTTCTAATAATGACGGAACAAATACTTGTTATTATGAAGATAATGGCGTTGGCTTTGATTGCTCAAATGCAGAAAGCCAAAAAGGCTTAGGGATGAAAAATATTGATAGCCGAATATCATTTTTGGAAGGAACAATAGAAATTAACTCTGAAATTAATAACGGAATTGTTGTAAATTTTACTTTTTAG
- the dnaB gene encoding replicative DNA helicase, translating into MENFKNLNPVKVDKTTIINLEKGKLPPQALDLEEAVLGAMMIDKKGVDDVIDILQPDAFYKDAHKYIFEAILQLFTETQPIDILTVSTQLKKNGKLDLAGGDFYLIQLTQKIASSAHIEFHSRIILQKFIQRSLIRISSEIIEASYDESADVFDLLDQAESKLYEVTQGNIKRSSETAQSLVLQAKKKIEEISKKEGLSGVETGFHNLDKLTSGWQPSDLIIIAARPAMGKTAFVLSMARNIAIQYGHGVALFSLEMASVQLITRLISSETGLSSEKLRTGKLEAHEWTMLSTKVKDLEKAPLFIDDTPSLSIFDLRAKCRRLASQHGIKIIIIDYLQLMTAGGNAKGGGNREQEISTISRNLKALAKELNVPVIALSQLSRAVETRGSSKRPLLSDLRESGAIEQDADIVSFLYRPEYYKIEEWDDEEASPTAGQAEIMIAKHRNGGIENIRLKFLGHLGKFDNLDEFTGSYDDLPSKMNHDDNSFITNNLPSANEAFGSNLNDDDDDSDVPF; encoded by the coding sequence ATGGAAAATTTCAAAAATTTAAACCCAGTTAAGGTCGACAAAACCACAATTATCAACTTAGAAAAAGGGAAATTGCCGCCACAAGCTCTTGATTTAGAAGAGGCTGTGCTTGGTGCAATGATGATTGATAAAAAAGGGGTTGATGATGTGATTGATATTTTGCAGCCTGATGCTTTTTACAAAGATGCTCACAAATATATTTTTGAAGCGATTTTACAACTTTTTACCGAAACTCAGCCAATCGATATCTTAACAGTTTCGACTCAGTTAAAGAAAAACGGAAAGTTGGATTTGGCGGGTGGAGATTTTTACTTGATACAGCTAACGCAAAAAATTGCTTCTTCGGCGCATATCGAATTTCACTCGCGTATCATTCTTCAAAAATTTATTCAAAGAAGTTTGATTAGAATTTCTTCAGAAATTATTGAAGCGTCCTATGATGAAAGTGCAGACGTTTTTGATTTATTGGATCAAGCTGAATCTAAATTATACGAAGTTACACAAGGAAATATCAAGCGTAGCTCTGAAACCGCACAGAGTTTGGTTCTACAAGCTAAGAAGAAAATTGAGGAGATTTCTAAAAAAGAAGGATTAAGTGGTGTAGAAACTGGTTTTCATAATCTGGATAAGCTAACCTCAGGATGGCAGCCGAGTGATTTAATTATTATCGCGGCGAGACCAGCGATGGGAAAAACGGCATTTGTACTTTCTATGGCTAGAAACATTGCTATACAATATGGTCATGGAGTTGCTTTATTTTCTCTGGAGATGGCATCTGTTCAGTTAATTACGAGGCTTATTTCTTCTGAAACAGGATTGTCATCAGAAAAATTGCGTACCGGAAAATTGGAAGCTCACGAATGGACAATGTTGAGTACTAAAGTAAAAGATTTGGAGAAAGCGCCTTTATTTATTGATGATACCCCTTCGCTTTCTATTTTCGACTTAAGAGCAAAATGCCGTCGTTTAGCGTCACAGCATGGTATTAAGATTATCATTATTGATTATTTGCAGTTGATGACTGCAGGAGGAAATGCTAAAGGAGGAGGAAATCGTGAGCAGGAAATTTCGACAATTTCCCGAAACTTAAAAGCTTTGGCAAAAGAACTTAACGTTCCGGTTATTGCACTTTCTCAGTTGTCGCGTGCTGTAGAAACGCGTGGTTCCAGTAAACGTCCATTGCTTTCGGATCTTCGTGAATCTGGAGCAATTGAGCAGGATGCCGATATCGTTTCGTTTTTATATCGACCAGAATATTACAAAATTGAAGAGTGGGATGATGAAGAGGCTTCGCCAACTGCTGGTCAAGCTGAAATTATGATTGCAAAACACCGTAATGGTGGTATTGAAAACATTCGTTTAAAATTCTTAGGACACCTAGGAAAATTTGATAATCTTGATGAATTTACGGGCAGTTATGATGATTTGCCTTCAAAAATGAATCACGATGATAATTCGTTTATTACTAATAATCTGCCTTCGGCCAACGAAGCGTTCGGAAGTAATTTAAATGATGACGATGACGACAGCGATGTTCCGTTCTAA
- a CDS encoding acetyl-CoA carboxylase carboxyltransferase subunit alpha, with protein MEYLDFELPIKELEEQLEKCVIIGKESDVDVTPTCKEINKKLVETKKEIYKNLTAWQRVQLSRHPNRPYTLDYIKAICGDTFLELHGDRGFKDDKAMVGGLGKINGQSFMIIGQQKGTNTKTRQYRNFGMANPEGYRKALRLMKMAEKFGIPVLTLVDTPGAYPGLEAEERGQGEAIARNIFEMVRLQVPIITIIVGEGASGGALGIGVGDRVYMLENTWYSVISPESCSSILWKSWEYKERAAEALKLTSSDMKKQKLVDDVIPEPLGGAHYDRETTFKTVAEYITKGYNELKDLSTADLIAQRMDKYSNMGEFKE; from the coding sequence ATGGAATATTTAGATTTTGAGCTTCCAATTAAAGAACTTGAAGAACAGTTAGAAAAGTGCGTTATTATTGGAAAAGAATCTGACGTTGACGTAACGCCAACGTGCAAGGAAATCAACAAAAAATTAGTAGAGACTAAAAAAGAAATATATAAAAACCTTACGGCTTGGCAGCGTGTGCAATTGTCAAGACACCCAAACAGACCTTATACTTTAGACTATATCAAAGCAATCTGCGGCGATACGTTCTTAGAACTTCATGGAGATAGAGGTTTTAAAGATGATAAAGCAATGGTGGGCGGTCTTGGTAAAATAAACGGACAATCGTTTATGATTATCGGTCAGCAAAAGGGAACTAATACAAAAACACGCCAATACCGTAATTTTGGTATGGCAAATCCTGAGGGATACCGTAAAGCTTTGCGTTTGATGAAAATGGCAGAGAAATTCGGAATTCCAGTTCTAACTTTGGTAGACACTCCGGGTGCATATCCAGGACTAGAAGCTGAAGAAAGAGGGCAGGGAGAAGCTATTGCTAGAAATATCTTCGAAATGGTTCGTCTGCAAGTGCCAATCATTACAATTATTGTAGGTGAAGGTGCTTCTGGTGGAGCTTTAGGAATTGGTGTTGGAGACCGTGTTTATATGTTGGAAAATACTTGGTACTCTGTAATTTCTCCAGAATCTTGCTCTTCTATCTTATGGAAAAGCTGGGAGTATAAAGAGCGTGCAGCAGAGGCATTAAAACTGACTTCTTCTGACATGAAAAAACAAAAACTTGTTGATGATGTGATTCCAGAACCGCTTGGTGGAGCGCATTATGACAGAGAAACTACTTTTAAAACAGTAGCGGAATATATTACAAAAGGATATAACGAATTGAAAGACTTATCAACAGCCGATTTAATTGCCCAAAGAATGGACAAATACAGTAATATGGGCGAGTTTAAAGAGTAA
- a CDS encoding DMT family transporter, protein MRNDNLKSYLNLHLIVFIWGFTAILGALITIDADNLVWYRMLIAMIFLGGFIAFKKQSFQVPVKEFFKLIFVGLLIALHWIFFFKAIHVSNVSITLSIFSLGAFFASLLEPLFYGRKVLWYEVFFGLIIIAGLGLILQVEIKYLTGVYYALAAIILGVLFTLMNGKLISDHEPSVITFYEFGAGVFFITIYFLFQGKFTPDFFQMSLNNWALLLILASICTAYAFTASVKVMQRLTPYTVMLTTNLEPVYGIVLAYFILGGKEKMSVEFYIGAVIIIITVILNGVFKHYQSKKENL, encoded by the coding sequence ATGCGAAACGATAATTTAAAAAGTTATTTAAATCTTCACTTAATTGTTTTTATCTGGGGTTTTACAGCCATTTTGGGCGCTTTAATTACAATTGATGCCGATAATCTGGTTTGGTACAGAATGCTGATTGCCATGATTTTTCTGGGCGGGTTTATTGCATTTAAAAAACAGTCTTTTCAAGTTCCTGTAAAAGAATTTTTCAAGCTGATTTTTGTCGGATTGCTGATTGCATTGCATTGGATTTTCTTTTTTAAGGCAATTCATGTTTCAAATGTCTCCATCACGCTTTCCATTTTTTCTTTAGGAGCTTTTTTTGCCTCATTATTAGAACCCTTGTTTTATGGTCGAAAAGTGCTTTGGTATGAAGTTTTCTTCGGACTCATAATTATTGCAGGTTTAGGATTGATCCTTCAGGTTGAAATAAAATACCTTACGGGTGTTTATTATGCCTTGGCAGCAATCATTTTAGGAGTTTTGTTTACTTTAATGAACGGGAAATTAATTTCAGACCACGAGCCTTCTGTAATTACATTTTATGAGTTTGGCGCAGGAGTTTTCTTTATCACGATTTATTTTTTGTTTCAAGGAAAATTCACTCCAGATTTCTTCCAAATGTCTTTAAACAATTGGGCTTTATTATTGATTTTGGCTTCAATCTGTACGGCTTATGCGTTTACCGCTTCGGTAAAAGTCATGCAGCGATTAACGCCCTATACTGTCATGCTAACGACTAATTTGGAGCCAGTTTACGGAATTGTATTGGCGTATTTTATCTTAGGCGGAAAAGAAAAAATGAGCGTCGAATTTTACATCGGAGCCGTTATAATAATCATAACAGTTATTTTAAACGGTGTATTCAAACATTATCAGAGTAAGAAAGAAAACTTGTAA
- a CDS encoding LptF/LptG family permease, with protein MLTIIDKYILKRYLGTFSVMLLLFAPIGIVIDVSEKVNKMLENKIPFGDIAFYYYNFTIYFINSLFPIFLFLSVIWFTSKLANNTEIIAILSSGISFTRFLRPYIIGATIVSIFVLLMGFFIVPAASEGYNNFRYTYLKGNGKELMRGENTNVFRQINDHDFIFVNSFNEESKTAFNFTLEHFEKEKLTYKITASRIKWDPKKKIYVLYDYTKRTVGELNDVIEKYPERNVPFKFELADLTPVVYIAETLTLGKLIDFIEKERKRGSGNINTYLVVLYKKYSIPVSAFILTIIAVSVSSMKRRGGMGMNLAIGIAIAFSFVFFDKIFGTLAEKSTFSPLLAVWFPNIVFGILAVYLLRNAKR; from the coding sequence ATGCTAACAATAATAGATAAATACATCTTAAAGAGATATCTAGGGACTTTCTCTGTCATGTTGCTTTTATTTGCGCCAATCGGAATTGTTATTGACGTTTCGGAAAAGGTGAATAAAATGCTTGAAAACAAGATTCCGTTTGGAGATATTGCTTTCTATTATTACAATTTTACCATTTACTTTATTAATTCCCTGTTTCCGATATTTTTGTTTTTGTCGGTAATCTGGTTTACATCAAAATTGGCCAATAATACTGAGATTATTGCTATTTTGAGTTCGGGAATTTCGTTTACACGTTTCTTGCGTCCTTATATTATAGGCGCAACAATTGTTTCGATCTTTGTATTGCTTATGGGATTTTTTATTGTTCCTGCAGCCAGTGAAGGTTATAATAATTTTAGATATACGTATCTGAAAGGAAACGGAAAAGAACTCATGCGAGGCGAAAACACTAATGTTTTCAGACAAATTAACGATCATGATTTTATTTTCGTAAACAGTTTTAATGAAGAATCTAAAACGGCTTTCAATTTTACTTTAGAGCATTTTGAAAAGGAAAAACTGACCTATAAAATCACAGCGAGCCGCATCAAATGGGATCCTAAAAAGAAGATTTACGTTTTATACGATTATACCAAAAGAACAGTAGGGGAGTTAAATGATGTAATCGAAAAGTACCCTGAAAGAAATGTGCCTTTTAAATTTGAATTGGCCGATTTAACGCCTGTAGTTTATATTGCCGAAACGCTGACTTTAGGTAAATTAATTGATTTTATTGAAAAAGAAAGAAAAAGAGGTTCAGGAAATATCAATACCTATTTGGTTGTTCTTTATAAAAAATATAGTATTCCGGTTTCGGCATTTATTCTGACGATTATTGCAGTTTCAGTTTCTTCTATGAAACGCCGTGGAGGAATGGGAATGAACCTTGCAATTGGAATTGCAATTGCGTTTTCATTTGTGTTTTTTGACAAAATCTTCGGTACGCTTGCCGAAAAATCTACATTCTCACCTTTATTAGCTGTTTGGTTCCCGAATATTGTTTTCGGAATCTTAGCAGTTTACTTATTACGTAATGCGAAACGATAA
- the tgt gene encoding tRNA guanosine(34) transglycosylase Tgt encodes MKFDLLQKDPQSKARAGSITTDHGVIETPIFMPVGTVASVKGVHQRELKEEINPDIILGNTYHLYLRPQTEILEKAGGLHKFMNWDRNILTDSGGYQVYSLSSNRKIKEEGVKFKSHIDGSYHFFTPENVMEIQRTIGADIIMAFDECTPYPCDYRYAQRSMHMTHRWLDRCINHLEKVPYKYGYEQTFFPIVQGSTYKDLRRQSAEYIANAGQQGNAIGGLSVGEPAEEMYAMTEVVCEILPEDKPRYLMGVGTPINILENIALGIDMFDCVMPTRNARNGMLFTANGTINIKNKKWEADFSPIDEMGHTFVDTEYSKAYLRHLFAANEYLGKQIATIHNLGFYMWLVREARKHILAGDFRPWKEMMVKNMSQRL; translated from the coding sequence ATGAAGTTCGATTTATTACAAAAAGATCCGCAGTCTAAAGCAAGAGCGGGAAGTATAACTACTGATCACGGCGTAATTGAAACGCCTATTTTTATGCCGGTTGGAACGGTTGCATCTGTAAAAGGGGTGCATCAGCGTGAGCTTAAAGAAGAAATAAATCCGGATATTATTCTTGGAAACACATACCATTTATATCTGCGTCCTCAGACCGAAATTTTAGAAAAAGCGGGTGGATTGCATAAATTTATGAATTGGGATCGCAATATTTTGACCGATTCTGGCGGATATCAGGTATATTCACTTTCATCAAATAGAAAAATTAAGGAAGAAGGAGTGAAATTCAAATCGCATATTGACGGTTCATATCACTTTTTTACACCAGAAAATGTAATGGAAATTCAGCGTACCATAGGAGCTGATATTATTATGGCTTTTGACGAATGTACACCTTATCCTTGCGATTACCGCTATGCGCAACGTTCTATGCATATGACGCATAGATGGTTGGATAGATGTATCAATCATTTGGAAAAAGTGCCTTATAAATATGGTTATGAGCAAACATTCTTCCCGATTGTTCAAGGAAGCACTTATAAAGATTTGCGTCGCCAGTCGGCTGAATATATTGCTAATGCAGGACAGCAAGGAAATGCAATTGGTGGACTTTCTGTTGGTGAACCAGCTGAAGAAATGTACGCAATGACAGAAGTTGTATGCGAAATTCTTCCAGAAGACAAACCTCGATATTTAATGGGGGTTGGAACTCCGATTAATATTTTAGAGAATATCGCGTTAGGAATTGATATGTTCGATTGCGTTATGCCAACTCGTAATGCTAGAAACGGAATGTTGTTTACGGCAAACGGAACCATCAATATAAAAAACAAAAAGTGGGAAGCCGATTTTTCTCCAATTGATGAAATGGGACACACTTTTGTTGATACAGAGTATTCAAAAGCATATTTGCGCCACTTGTTTGCTGCTAATGAATATTTAGGAAAACAAATTGCTACGATTCATAATCTTGGATTTTATATGTGGTTGGTTCGTGAAGCTAGAAAACATATCTTAGCAGGCGATTTTAGACCATGGAAAGAAATGATGGTTAAAAATATGAGCCAAAGACTTTAA
- a CDS encoding polysaccharide deacetylase family protein: protein MNLAQKLGYPENTKLLMIHADDAGLSHSENQATIKALQNGSVNSYSIMVPCPWFFEMATFAKSNPNYDCGIHLTLTCEWENYKFGPVLPISEVSSLVDQNGYFYKTRQDFKNNAKPSEVKKELTAQIEKALQFGIQPTHLDSHMCSVGVTPEILEIYKELGRTYNLPVFINKSFVESVSLSDEEYNFENTLLADNLLIGYYHDFEKGELKKSYEKALDNVIPGFNVFLLHPAFDDFEMQGITVNHPNFGSEWRQIDFDFFTSEECKLKLEEHNIQLVTWKEIGQL from the coding sequence ATGAACTTAGCGCAAAAACTAGGATACCCTGAAAACACAAAATTATTAATGATTCATGCCGATGACGCTGGATTATCACATTCAGAAAATCAGGCAACAATAAAGGCTCTTCAAAACGGCTCTGTAAATTCATACAGCATAATGGTACCTTGTCCGTGGTTTTTTGAAATGGCAACATTTGCTAAAAGCAATCCGAATTATGACTGCGGCATTCATCTTACGCTGACTTGCGAATGGGAAAATTATAAATTTGGCCCTGTCCTTCCAATTTCTGAAGTTTCGAGTCTAGTTGATCAAAACGGTTATTTTTACAAAACCAGACAAGATTTCAAAAACAATGCAAAGCCTTCTGAGGTAAAAAAAGAACTTACAGCTCAAATTGAAAAAGCTTTGCAATTTGGCATTCAGCCTACACATCTCGACTCGCATATGTGCAGCGTAGGCGTAACGCCAGAAATTTTGGAGATTTACAAAGAGCTTGGAAGAACGTATAATTTGCCTGTTTTCATCAATAAAAGCTTTGTAGAATCTGTTTCTTTGTCTGATGAAGAATACAATTTTGAAAACACTCTTTTAGCTGACAATCTCTTAATTGGATATTATCATGATTTTGAAAAAGGGGAACTTAAAAAATCGTATGAAAAAGCTTTAGACAATGTAATTCCTGGATTTAATGTTTTCTTGCTCCATCCCGCTTTTGATGATTTTGAAATGCAGGGAATTACTGTCAACCATCCAAATTTTGGTTCGGAATGGCGTCAAATTGACTTTGATTTTTTTACAAGCGAGGAATGCAAATTAAAACTAGAAGAACACAATATCCAATTGGTCACTTGGAAAGAAATTGGACAATTATAG
- a CDS encoding transketolase, whose product MKPNTQQLSDLTIQVRRDILRMVHAVNSGHPGGSLGCTEFLVTLYQNIMDRKEGFDMDGIGEDLFFLSNGHISPVFYSVLARSGYFPISELATFRLLNSRLQGHPTTHEGLPGVRMASGSLGQGLSVALGAAQAKKLNKDNHIVYSLHGDGELQEGQNWEAIMYASAKKVDNIIATIDLNGKQIDGTTDEVLAMGSLRAKFEAFDWDVLEITEGNNIDAIIAGLTDAKSRTGKGKPVCILLHTEMGNGVDFMMHTHAWHGKAPNDEQLKNALAQNYSKDQVDY is encoded by the coding sequence ATGAAGCCTAACACACAACAATTAAGCGATTTAACGATCCAAGTAAGAAGAGATATTCTTAGAATGGTACATGCTGTAAACTCTGGACACCCAGGCGGTTCATTAGGTTGTACTGAATTTTTGGTTACACTATATCAAAATATTATGGACCGCAAAGAAGGTTTTGATATGGACGGAATTGGAGAAGACTTGTTTTTCCTTTCAAATGGTCATATCTCACCAGTATTTTATAGCGTTTTAGCACGCAGCGGTTATTTTCCAATTTCAGAACTTGCTACTTTTAGATTATTAAATTCTCGTTTACAAGGACACCCAACAACTCATGAAGGTTTACCTGGAGTTCGTATGGCATCTGGTTCATTAGGACAAGGTTTATCTGTAGCTTTGGGAGCAGCTCAAGCTAAAAAATTAAACAAAGACAATCATATAGTATATAGCTTGCACGGAGACGGAGAATTGCAAGAAGGCCAAAACTGGGAAGCTATCATGTATGCTTCTGCCAAAAAAGTAGACAACATTATCGCTACTATTGACCTTAACGGCAAACAAATTGACGGAACAACTGACGAAGTTTTGGCAATGGGAAGCCTTCGCGCAAAATTTGAAGCTTTTGACTGGGATGTATTAGAAATCACAGAAGGAAATAATATCGATGCCATTATTGCTGGTTTAACAGATGCTAAATCAAGAACAGGAAAAGGAAAACCAGTTTGCATCTTATTGCATACAGAAATGGGTAACGGTGTAGATTTTATGATGCATACACACGCTTGGCATGGTAAAGCTCCAAATGATGAGCAATTAAAAAATGCACTAGCGCAAAACTACTCTAAAGATCAAGTTGATTACTAA
- a CDS encoding transketolase family protein, translating into MKKYENTGSKDTRSGFGAGMTELGQKNENVVALCADLIGSLKFDEFKKNHPERFFQIGIAEANMIGIAAGLTIGGKIPFTGTFANFSTGRVYDQIRQSVAYSDKNVKICASHAGLTLGEDGATHQILEDIGLMKMLPGMTVINTCDYNQTKAATIALADHHGPAYLRFGRPVVPNFTPADEPFVIGKAILLNEGTDVTIIATGHLVWEALIAAEKLEEKGISAEVINIHTIKPLDEEAILKSVAKTRCVVTAEEHNYLGGLGESVSGVLALNNPTPQEFVAVQDSFGESGTPEQLMEKYKLNNQAIVEAVERVIKRK; encoded by the coding sequence ATGAAAAAATACGAAAATACAGGAAGCAAAGATACTCGTTCTGGTTTTGGAGCGGGAATGACAGAATTAGGTCAAAAAAACGAAAATGTTGTAGCATTATGTGCTGACTTAATTGGATCATTAAAATTTGATGAGTTCAAAAAAAATCACCCAGAGCGTTTTTTCCAAATCGGAATTGCTGAGGCAAATATGATCGGAATCGCTGCAGGTCTAACAATTGGAGGTAAAATTCCTTTTACAGGAACTTTCGCCAACTTCTCTACAGGAAGAGTTTACGATCAGATTCGTCAATCTGTTGCTTACTCAGATAAAAATGTAAAAATCTGTGCTTCTCATGCTGGTTTAACTTTAGGAGAAGACGGAGCAACTCACCAAATCTTAGAAGATATTGGTTTAATGAAAATGTTGCCAGGAATGACAGTAATCAATACTTGCGATTACAACCAGACTAAAGCTGCAACAATTGCACTAGCAGATCACCACGGTCCTGCATACTTGCGTTTCGGACGTCCAGTAGTACCTAACTTTACTCCTGCTGACGAGCCATTCGTAATTGGAAAAGCCATTTTATTAAACGAAGGAACTGATGTAACTATCATTGCAACTGGACACTTAGTTTGGGAAGCTCTTATTGCTGCTGAAAAATTAGAAGAAAAAGGAATTTCTGCAGAAGTAATCAACATTCACACTATTAAACCTCTTGACGAAGAAGCAATCCTTAAATCGGTTGCTAAAACAAGATGCGTAGTTACTGCAGAAGAGCACAATTACCTTGGAGGTCTTGGAGAAAGCGTTTCAGGCGTTTTAGCTTTAAACAATCCAACTCCGCAAGAATTTGTAGCGGTACAAGATAGTTTTGGTGAATCTGGAACTCCAGAACAATTAATGGAGAAATACAAATTAAACAATCAAGCAATTGTTGAAGCTGTAGAAAGAGTAATCAAAAGAAAGTAA